Genomic window (Bacteroidota bacterium):
TATGTATATCCTTTTGATTGAAGTGAACGAATATTTTCTTGTGTTAATAACCCCGCATCAGCTATAACAATTGGTTTGTTCAAACTAAACCGCTTTTCAAATTTATCAAGTGTAGGGATCAAAGTATGCCCCTCGAATATGTTGCCTTCAAAAATATCATAACCTATCGGATAACCTTCTACGCTAACTAATAGTCCCAAGTAAATTTGCGGATGTTGGTGTTTTCCCTCTTTTGAAAATCCCATCTTTCGTAAATCATCTTCTGTTTTTAGTTTACTGCCCGGATGATACAATCTCGTTATTACCAAATGTCGAAACAGATCTTCTTTTGATGCATCCGATGTATCATTTTAAAGGGCA
Coding sequences:
- a CDS encoding IS1634 family transposase produces the protein MVITRLYHPGSKLKTEDDLRKMGFSKEGKHQHPQIYLGLLVSVEGYPIGYDIFEGNIFEGHTLIPTLDKFEKRFSLNKPIVIADAGLLTQENIRSLQSKGYTYIIGARIKNETKKNKQKILTEKWFDGHSIRINKDEHTRLIAAYSAKRAAKDAHSRRRGLNRLEKNLKAGKLKGYITNTKLKPKQII